In Choloepus didactylus isolate mChoDid1 chromosome 6, mChoDid1.pri, whole genome shotgun sequence, one DNA window encodes the following:
- the LOC119537563 gene encoding LOW QUALITY PROTEIN: 60S ribosomal protein L3-like (The sequence of the model RefSeq protein was modified relative to this genomic sequence to represent the inferred CDS: substituted 1 base at 1 genomic stop codon) codes for MSHRKFSALRHGSQGFLPRKWSSRHWRKVKSFPKADASKPVHLPAFLGYKAGMTHIVWEADRPGSKVNKTEVMEAMTIVETPPMVVIGIVGYMETPCGIHTFKTVFAEHISDECKRCFYKNWHKSKKKAFTKYCKKWQDGDGKKQLEKDFSSMKKYCQVICVIAHTQMCLLPLCQKKAHLMEIQVNGGTVAEKVNWAHERLEQQVPMNQVFGQDEMINIIGVTKGKGXKGVTSHWHTKKLPCKTHRGLCKVACIGAWHPAHVAFSVAWTEQKGYHHRTEINKIYKTGQGYLIKDGKLIKNNASTDYDLSDKSINPLGGFVHYGEVTNDFVMLKRCVVGTKKWVLTLHKSLLVQTKCWALEKTDLKFIDTTSKFGHGHFQTMEEKKAFIGPLKKDRIVKEEGA; via the coding sequence ATGTCTCACAGGAAGTTCTCTGCTCTGAGGCATGGGTCCCAGGGTTTCTTGCCTCGGAAATGGAGCAGCCGGCACTGGAGGAAGGTGAAGAGCTTTCCCAAGGCTGATGCTTCCAAACCTGTCCACCTCCCCGCCTTCCTGGGCTACAAGGCTGGCATGACCCACATTGTGTGGGAGGCTGATAGGCCTGGATCCAAGGTGAACAAAACGGAAGTGATGGAGGCAATGACCATTGTGGAGACACCACCCATGGTTGTCATAGGCATTGTGGGCTACATGGAAACCCCTTGTGGCATCCATACCTTCAAGACTGTCTTTGCTGAGCATATCAGTGATGAGTGCAAAAGGTGCTTCTACAAGAACTGGCATAAATCTAAGAAGAAGGCCTTCACCAAGTACTGCAAGAAGTGGCAGGATGGCGATGGTAAGAAGCAGCTGGAGAAGGACTTCAGCAGCATGAAGAAGTACTGCCAGGTCATCTGTGTCATTGCACACACCCAGATGTGCCTACTTCCTCTGTGCCAGAAGAAGGCCCACCTGATGGAGATCCAGGTGAACGGAGGCACTGTGGCTGAGAAAGTGAACTGGGCTCATGAGAGGCTGGAGCAGCAGGTGCCCATGAACCAAGTGTTTGGGCAAGACGAGATGATCAACATTATTGGGGTGACCAAGGGCAAAGGCTAAAAAGGTGTCACCAGCCACTGGCACACCAAGAAGTTGCCTTGCAAGACCCACCGAGGGCTGTGCAAGGTTGCCTGTATTGGGGCATGGCACCCTGCTCATGTGGCCTTCTCTGTGGCATGGACTGAGCAGAAAGGCTACCACCACCGCACTGAGATCAACAAGATCTACAAGACTGGCCAGGGCTACCTCATCAAGGACGGCAAACTGATCAAAAACAATGCCTCCACTGATTACGACTTGTCTGACAAGAGCATCAACCCTTTGGGTGGCTTTGTTCACTATGGTGAGGTGACCAATGACTTTGTCATGCTGAAACGCTGTGTGGTGGGGACCAAGAAGTGGGTGCTCACCCTCCACAAGTCCTTGCTGGTTCAGACCAAATGCTGGGCCCTGGAGAAGACTGACCTCAAGTTCATTGACACCACCTCCAAGTTTGGCCATGGCCACTTCCAGACCATGGAGGAGAAGAAGGCGTTCATAGGACCACTTAAGAAAGACcgaattgtaaaggaagaaggaGCTTAA
- the LOC119536347 gene encoding olfactory receptor 4A5-like, producing the protein MGHTNNVTEFVLLGLTQNPKGQKVLFVMFLLIYIVTVVGNLLIVVTVTASPSLGSPMYFFLASLSLMDAAYSTAISPKMISDLLFDKKTISFPACMGQLFIEHLFGGAEVFLLVAMAYDRYVAICKPLRYLTIMNRQICILLLVVAWAGGFMHSVVQLLFVYSLPFCGSNVIDHFACDIYPLLELACTDTFFIGLTMVANGGAICMVTFILLLISYGFILYSLKTHSQEGRHKALSTCSSHIMVVALYFFPCIFMYVRPVSNFPIDKSISVFFTVITPLLNPLIYTLRNSEMKHAMGKLCCKNLTIGRIRLCHPH; encoded by the coding sequence ATGGGACACACTAACAATGTAACAGAATTTGTCCTTCTGGGCCTTACTCAGAATCCTAAGGGGCAGAAAGTATTATTTgtcatgtttctactcatctacATTGTGACTGTGGTTGGCAATCTGCTCATTGTGGTGACTGTCACCGCCAGTCCCTCTCTGGGctcacccatgtacttcttccttgcTTCTCTCTCACTCATGGATGCTGCTTATTCCACTGCAATTTCCCCCAAAATGATTTCAGATTTACTTTTTGACAAAAAGACTATTTCCTTCCCAGCTTGTATGGGCCAGCTCTTCATAGAACACTTATTTGGTGGTGCTGAGGTCTTCCTTCTGGTGGCGATGGCCTATGATCGCTACGTGGCCATCTGTAAGCCACTGCGCTACTTGACCATCATGAATCGACAAATCTGCATCTTGCTGCTGGTGGTGGCCTGGGCTGGAGGCTTTATGCACTCTGTGGTTCAACTTCTCTTTGTGTACAGCCTCCCCTTCTGTGGTTCCAATGTCATCGACCACTTTGCCTGTGACATATACCCATTATTGGAACTTGCCTGCACTGACACCTTCTTTATAGGCCTCACCATGGTTGCCAATGGTGGAGCAATCTGCATGGTCACTTTCATACTTCTACTCATCTCCTATGGGTTCATCCTATACTCCCTAAAAACTCACAGTCAGGAAGGGAGGCACAAAGCCTTGTCTACCTGCAGCTCCCACATCATGGTGGTTGCACTTTATTTCTTCCCCTGTATTTTCATGTATGTTAGACCTGTTTCCAACTTTCCCATTGATAAATCCATAAGTGTGTTTTTTACGGTAATCACTCCCCTGTTGAATCCTTTAATATACACTTTGAGAAATTCTGAGATGAAACATGCTATGGGAAAACTCTGCTGTAAAAATTTAACTATAGGTAGAATAAGACTATGTCACCCACACTGA